A single region of the Leisingera thetidis genome encodes:
- a CDS encoding DUF2783 domain-containing protein — protein MTETDQLILSANTERADDFYADLLAAHEGLGKAESDALNARLVLVLANHIGKRAILKQALAAAALKPEEDTA, from the coding sequence ATGACTGAGACCGATCAGCTGATCCTGTCCGCAAACACAGAGCGCGCCGACGATTTCTATGCAGATCTCCTGGCGGCGCATGAGGGCCTCGGCAAAGCCGAAAGCGATGCGCTGAATGCACGGCTTGTGCTGGTGCTCGCCAACCACATTGGGAAACGCGCGATCCTGAAACAGGCGCTGGCCGCGGCCGCGCTGAAGCCTGAGGAGGACACCGCTTGA
- a CDS encoding calcium-binding protein produces the protein MATITFFEPFAIGTEIEAQFTVGSTSILFTGPDGFRAEYKALTGTEFQLVPGLGDAFSVTGTIESYLQYQPFSWTDPVFTVTGLSLDANTVIADPDITAQDFLELFYGGADVYNGSDLDDTIGGFAGADLIRGNSGDDRLFGQSGRDNLYGGRGSDSLGGGRGADVLGGGTGSDHLQGGSGADTLNGGEGGDFLSGNAGSDSLTGSFGGDSLSGGAGSDRLSGDAGADRLNGGRGADVLSGGTGGDTLEGEDGADTLFGGAGSDILLGRTDADMLGGGAGDDSLSGGQAADTLKGNGGDDELQGGLGDDSLTGGQGSDLLRGGRNSDYLGGGAGTDTLDGGSQADALWGGAGNDTLSGGGGSDTLQGGSGLDMLDGGDGSDSLDGGSSDDTLVGGAGWDTLRGAGGSDDLAGGSQADALWGGAGNDTLSGGGGSDTLDGGSGLDMLDGGDGNDSLDGGSSDDTLVGGAGQDTLRGAGGSDDLDGGSQADALWGGAGNDTLTGGGGSDTLDGGDSDDILSGNDGSDVLEGGSGADTLNGGDGDDTLNGEHGDDYLAGGSGSDTLNGGTGNDALRGNEDGDQLDGNGGADELIGGAGSDTLSGGNGADTLLGGRGADDLSGGDGQDSLTGGTGQDTLAGGANGDDLDGGGGADVLNGEAGSDSLTGGGGADTLTGGLGSDTLSGGAEADVFIFSSFDESRAGDGQRDVISDFDDTQDQIDLTSITSGDAYIVLSLDDGDFDLTPSNGNEAYDINIFIDEHEDGLLLVAADFNEDMIDFEILLQGATELTSDQFVGISIDPM, from the coding sequence ATGGCGACGATTACATTTTTCGAACCGTTTGCAATCGGCACCGAAATTGAAGCGCAATTCACGGTCGGCAGCACAAGTATCCTGTTTACCGGGCCGGATGGGTTCAGAGCGGAATACAAGGCACTGACTGGCACGGAATTCCAGTTGGTCCCAGGCCTGGGAGACGCCTTCTCGGTCACTGGAACGATTGAATCCTACCTGCAGTACCAGCCGTTCAGCTGGACAGATCCGGTGTTCACGGTGACGGGCTTGTCGCTTGACGCAAACACTGTGATTGCGGACCCTGACATCACCGCGCAAGATTTTTTGGAGCTCTTCTACGGCGGCGCGGACGTCTACAATGGATCGGATCTGGATGACACGATCGGCGGCTTTGCCGGAGCCGACCTGATCCGCGGGAACAGCGGCGATGACCGGCTGTTTGGCCAAAGCGGGCGGGACAACCTGTATGGCGGTAGGGGAAGCGACAGCCTGGGCGGCGGCCGCGGGGCGGATGTCCTGGGCGGCGGCACCGGCAGCGATCATCTGCAGGGCGGCAGCGGAGCAGACACGTTGAACGGAGGGGAAGGCGGAGATTTTCTGTCCGGCAACGCGGGCAGTGATTCACTGACGGGCAGCTTCGGAGGCGACAGCCTGTCCGGCGGAGCCGGCAGCGACCGGCTTTCCGGAGACGCTGGAGCCGACAGGCTGAATGGCGGCAGAGGGGCGGATGTCCTGAGTGGCGGGACCGGCGGTGACACCCTGGAAGGGGAGGATGGGGCCGATACCCTGTTCGGGGGGGCTGGATCCGATATCCTCTTGGGCCGAACGGATGCCGATATGCTTGGCGGCGGAGCGGGGGATGACAGTCTCAGTGGCGGGCAGGCTGCCGACACGCTCAAAGGGAATGGCGGCGATGATGAGCTCCAGGGCGGTTTGGGCGATGACAGTCTGACCGGCGGGCAAGGCAGCGATTTGCTGCGAGGTGGCCGTAACAGCGACTACCTGGGCGGCGGCGCAGGCACGGATACGCTTGACGGCGGCAGCCAGGCGGATGCCCTGTGGGGCGGGGCTGGCAATGACACTCTGTCTGGCGGCGGCGGCAGCGATACGCTGCAAGGCGGCTCTGGCCTCGATATGCTGGACGGCGGGGATGGCAGCGACAGCCTCGATGGCGGCAGTTCGGATGATACGCTGGTTGGCGGCGCCGGCTGGGATACACTGCGCGGTGCCGGCGGCAGCGACGATCTGGCCGGCGGCAGCCAGGCGGATGCCCTGTGGGGCGGGGCTGGCAATGACACTTTGTCCGGCGGTGGCGGCAGCGACACGCTGGATGGCGGCTCTGGCCTCGATATGCTTGACGGCGGGGATGGCAACGACAGCCTCGATGGCGGCAGTTCGGATGATACGCTGGTGGGCGGAGCCGGCCAGGATACATTGCGCGGTGCCGGCGGCAGCGATGATCTGGACGGCGGCAGCCAGGCTGATGCCCTTTGGGGCGGGGCTGGCAATGACACTCTGACCGGCGGTGGCGGCAGCGACACGCTGGATGGCGGCGACAGCGATGACATTCTATCAGGCAATGACGGCAGCGATGTCCTGGAAGGCGGTTCCGGGGCGGACACTCTGAACGGCGGAGATGGCGACGACACGCTGAACGGAGAGCATGGCGATGATTACCTTGCGGGTGGCTCCGGTAGTGACACCTTGAACGGCGGAACAGGCAACGATGCGCTTCGCGGGAACGAAGACGGCGACCAGCTGGATGGCAACGGCGGTGCGGATGAGCTGATTGGCGGCGCCGGGAGCGACACGCTTTCTGGCGGCAACGGAGCTGACACGTTGCTTGGAGGACGCGGAGCAGACGATCTGAGCGGCGGTGACGGCCAGGACAGCCTCACCGGCGGTACCGGGCAGGACACACTCGCGGGCGGCGCGAACGGCGATGATCTGGACGGCGGCGGCGGCGCGGATGTGCTCAACGGCGAAGCGGGCAGCGACTCGCTGACGGGCGGCGGCGGTGCCGATACTTTGACAGGCGGCCTTGGGTCCGACACCCTGTCCGGCGGAGCAGAGGCTGATGTCTTTATCTTCAGCAGTTTCGACGAAAGCCGTGCGGGAGATGGGCAGCGCGATGTCATTTCGGATTTCGATGATACGCAGGATCAGATCGACCTCACCTCGATCACGTCAGGTGACGCCTATATCGTCTTGTCTCTGGATGATGGCGACTTTGACCTGACACCGTCCAATGGAAACGAAGCCTATGACATCAACATTTTCATCGATGAGCATGAGGATGGCCTACTTCTGGTTGCTGCAGACTTCAATGAAGACATGATTGACTTCGAGATCCTGCTTCAGGGAGCGACGGAACTGACATCAGATCAGTTCGTCGGAATTTCCATCGACCCTATGTAG
- the maiA gene encoding maleylacetoacetate isomerase, with amino-acid sequence MGDAVLYDYWRSSASYRLRIALNLAGIGYTAVRVDLVKGEHKSPEHLARNPQGFVPVLEIDGLRLTQSLAILDYLDETRKLGLLPQDPGRRARARALAHSVAVDVHPVCNLQVAKHATALSGGAEDMPRAWMQHFIRPGLQAFEALLAGFGQAPYCTGATPGLADICLMPQLYNARRWEADFSDLPRICAVEAACAAHPAFAAGHPDRAD; translated from the coding sequence ATGGGCGACGCAGTTCTTTATGACTATTGGCGGTCATCGGCCAGCTACCGGCTGCGCATCGCGCTGAATCTGGCCGGGATCGGATACACCGCAGTGCGGGTTGACCTGGTCAAGGGCGAACACAAAAGCCCCGAACACCTGGCCCGCAATCCGCAAGGCTTTGTGCCGGTACTGGAGATCGACGGGCTGCGGCTGACCCAATCGCTGGCCATTCTGGATTACCTGGACGAGACTCGGAAACTCGGCTTGTTGCCCCAGGACCCGGGCCGGCGCGCCCGCGCGCGGGCGCTGGCGCATTCGGTGGCGGTGGATGTGCATCCGGTCTGCAATCTGCAGGTGGCCAAACACGCCACCGCCCTCAGCGGCGGCGCTGAAGACATGCCCAGGGCCTGGATGCAGCATTTCATCCGCCCCGGCCTGCAAGCCTTCGAGGCACTGCTTGCCGGTTTCGGCCAAGCCCCCTATTGCACCGGCGCAACACCCGGTCTGGCAGATATCTGCCTGATGCCGCAGCTTTACAATGCCCGGCGCTGGGAGGCGGATTTCTCGGACCTGCCGCGGATCTGCGCAGTGGAGGCCGCCTGCGCCGCGCACCCTGCCTTTGCCGCCGGGCATCCGGATCGAGCCGACTGA
- a CDS encoding VOC family protein, which translates to MKIEQIHHVAYRCKDAKETVEWYNKMLKMDFVLAIAEDHVPSTHEPDPYMHVFMDAGNGNVLAFFELPTKPEMDRDRSTPVWVQHIAFKVKDRETLIQFKEHLEANGVEVLGVTDHSIFHSIYFFDPNGHRVELACPDPKEEALLQKLDAVKWEMLEEWSKTRKAPKHADWLHAKELNKA; encoded by the coding sequence TTGAAAATCGAACAGATCCACCACGTTGCCTACCGCTGCAAAGACGCCAAAGAGACGGTGGAGTGGTACAACAAAATGCTGAAGATGGACTTTGTCCTGGCGATTGCCGAGGACCATGTTCCTTCCACCCACGAGCCGGATCCCTACATGCATGTGTTCATGGATGCAGGCAACGGCAACGTGCTGGCCTTCTTCGAGCTGCCGACCAAACCGGAGATGGACCGCGACCGCAGCACGCCGGTCTGGGTGCAGCATATCGCCTTCAAGGTGAAGGACCGTGAGACCCTGATCCAGTTCAAGGAGCATCTGGAGGCCAATGGCGTCGAGGTGCTGGGCGTCACCGACCACTCGATCTTCCACTCGATCTATTTTTTCGACCCGAACGGCCACCGGGTGGAGCTGGCCTGTCCCGATCCCAAGGAAGAGGCGCTGCTGCAGAAGCTGGACGCGGTGAAATGGGAGATGCTGGAGGAATGGTCGAAGACCAGGAAAGCCCCCAAACACGCAGACTGGCTGCACGCCAAGGAGCTGAACAAGGCCTGA